One genomic window of Diospyros lotus cultivar Yz01 chromosome 8, ASM1463336v1, whole genome shotgun sequence includes the following:
- the LOC127807951 gene encoding protein ESSENTIAL FOR POTEXVIRUS ACCUMULATION 1-like, which produces MDAKGVSRLVGPSQLNAQEQTGQRAWKPAPGFKPKSLLEIQQEEQRKAQTEKGHSEIPASFTSTSVSTPWAGVVANSDLKTDSGELNLAEPENRINQKSKKSQLHDLLAEVSAKSNERDVEVLDSNPLPITTSQLDSIDDDNFIELKDTKKNRKKSAKSKGVGTKASVPPASVVGSSPNEKGNVTRQIQQEKELLPAIPSGPSLGDFVLWKGESTNPSPAPAWSSDSGKLPKPTSLRDILKEQEICPPPKPNSNTSEFPAKSAHSRKWSFLVAICNIPS; this is translated from the coding sequence ATGGATGCAAAGGGTGTATCCAGACTGGTTGGCCCTTCTCAGCTTAATGCTCAAGAACAAACTGGACAACGGGCTTGGAAGCCTGCCCCCGGTTTCAAGCCAAAGTCACTACTGGAAATTCAACAAGAAGAGCAGAGAAAAGCACAAACAGAAAAGGGGCATTCTGAGATCCCAGCATCCTTTACCTCCACTAGCGTCTCTACTCCTTGGGCTGGGGTTGTTGCCAATTCTGATCTTAAAACAGATTCAGGTGAATTAAATCTTGCAGAACCAGAAAATCGCATAAATCAAAAGAGCAAGAAGAGCCAATTACATGACCTTTTGGCAGAAGTTTCAGCGAAGTCTAATGAAAGAGATGTTGAGGTTCTGGACAGTAACCCCCTACCGATCACAACCTCTCAACTGGATTCAATTGACGATGACAACTTTATTGAGCTTAAAGACACTAAAAAGAATCGAAAAAAGTCTGCAAAATCCAAGGGTGTTGGAACTAAGGCCTCAGTGCCTCCTGCTTCAGTTGTTGGATCAAGTCCTAATGAGAAAGGCAACGTTACGCGCCAAATACAGCAGGAGAAGGAACTCTTACCTGCAATACCTTCCGGTCCATCCTTAGGAGATTTTGTTCTTTGGAAAGGGGAATCCACAAACCCTTCCCCAGCTCCAGCATGGTCCTCAGACTCTGGGAAACTTCCAAAGCCGACATCATTGAGGGACATCCTAAAGGAACAGGAAATCTGCCCACCACCAAAACCCAATTCCAACACCTCAGAATTCCCAGCCAAATCAGCCCACTCGAGGAAATGGTCCTTCTTGGTCGCTATCTGCAACATCCCCAGCTAA
- the LOC127807952 gene encoding uncharacterized protein LOC127807952, with protein sequence MKNEEQARTTTTASPAAGAAWKRELSDGSGGGFVLGKVRYKFWALSAILLLAFWSMFTGSVTLKWSAGKLGPLSDDDFDSPIHRDLDILELQEREKLVKHMWNVYTHSTTIRLPSFWLEAFEAAYEDLTNDVPAVRDTAISEIAKMSFRSFHFEPPPVQSTNAKKRRNMDTQIEKDKKMATTLGTN encoded by the exons ATGAAGAACGAAGAGCAGGCACGGACCACAACAACGGCCTCGCCGGCGGCGGGGGCGGCTTGGAAGCGAGAGCTCTCCGACGGCTCCGGTGGAGGATTCGTATTGGGGAAGGTCCGCTACAAGTTCTGGGCCTTGTCGGCCATACTGTTGCTTGCTTTCTGGTCCATGTTCACCGGCAGTGTCACTCTCAAATGGTCCGCCGGTAAACTTGGCCCTCTCTCCGACGATGACTTCGATTCCCCGATCCACCGCGATCTCGACATCCtg GAATTACAAGAGCGAGAGAAGTTAGTGAAGCACATGTGGAACGTATACACGCATAGTACTACCATCCGATTGCCAAGCTTTTGGCTGGAGGCTTTCGAGGCTGCCTACGAAGACTTGACCAATGATGTCCCCGCCGTCCGTGACACCGCCATTTCGGAGATTGCCAAGATGAGCTTCAGGTCCTTCCATTTCGAACCGCCTCCCGTTCAATCAACG AATgcgaaaaaaagaagaaatatggaTACCCAGATTGAGAAAGACAAGAAGATGGCCACTACACTTGGAACTAACTAG